The following coding sequences are from one Sander lucioperca isolate FBNREF2018 chromosome 2, SLUC_FBN_1.2, whole genome shotgun sequence window:
- the LOC116062599 gene encoding alpha-1-antitrypsin-like protein CM55-MS isoform X4 yields the protein MMMMRAAVGLWVLSAVICVGRGHHHLGHDDDQTVQDTVGDGSANSVSLVNEANKEFSFQLYRKLAADADSQGKNIFFSPASVSAALAALSVGAQGETHRQLFSGLGFNSSLLTQTDVDQVFQTLLQSANNTSQEDASEGTAVFVDNRFKPKPEFLQTLKQSYLADGFNVDFTKATESADTINKYVAEKTNGKIDKLVESLDQSTVMYLISYIYYKGKWATPFDPKLTKQDDFNVDENTKVPVTMMNMEERFHTYHDHVLNTTVLQLPFNSSYSMLLMLPDVMATLENRICPNHVTKWLKWMKSRTTDVYIPKFSIKTSYNLNDVLTEMGMTDMFGDRANLRGISEEQRLAVSDVVHKATLDVDETGATAAAATGIGITLMSFRHVPVLKFNRPFMVLIIERHTEKILFLGKIINPTI from the exons CCGTCCAAGACACTGTAGGGGACGGCAGCGCCAACAGCGTCTCCCTGGTGAACGAAGCAAACAAAGAGTTTTCCTTCCAACTCTACAGGAAGTTAGCAGCTGATGCTGACTCACAGGGAAAGAATATCTTTTTCTCCCCGGCTAGTGTGTCGGCCGCCTTGGCTGCGTTGTCCGTGGGAGCGCAGGGGGAGACTCACCGTCAGCTTTTCAGTGGTCTGGGTTTCAACAGCTCCCTCCTGACACAGACAGATGTGGACCAGGTCTTCCAGACGTTGCTCCAGAGCGCCAACAACACATCTCAGGAGGACGCCAGCGAAGGGACCGCCGTGTTCGTGGACAACCGCTTCAAGCCGAAGCCGGAGTTCCTGCAGACCCTGAAGCAGTCGTACCTCGCAGATGGGTTCAATGTGGACTTCACCAAAGCCACAGAAAGTGCTGATACCATCAATAAGTACGTGGCGGAGAAGACCAACGGGAAGATTGACAAGCTGGTGGAAAGCCTGGATCAAAGCACAGTCATGTATCTCATCAGCTACATCTACTACAAAG GAAAGTGGGCGACTCCGTTTGACCCTAAACTCACCAAGCAGGACGACTTCAACGTGGACGAGAACACCAAG GTTCCAGTCACCATGATGAATATGGAGGAACGTTTCCACACCTATCACGACCACGTGCTGAACACGACGGTCCTTCAGCTCCCCTTCAACAGCTCCTACTCCATGCTGCTGATGTTGCCTGACGTCATGGCAACGCTGGAGAACCGCATCTGCCCGAACCACGTCACCAAATGGTTGAAGTGGATGAAGTCCAG GACAACTGATGTATATATCCCAAAGTTCTCCATCAAGACTTCCTACAACCTCAATGATGTGCTGACAGAAATGGGAATGACAGACATGTTTGGTGATCGTGCAAATTTGAGAGGCATTTCAGAGGAGCAAAGACTGGCAGTCTCAGAT GTTGTGCACAAAGCTACGCTGGACGTGGACGAGACCGGAGCCACCGCTGCGGCCGCCACAGGCATCGGCATCACACTGATGTCTTTCCGCCATGTCCCTGTGTTGAAGTTCAATCGTCCATTCATGGTCCTCATCATTGAACGCCACACGGAGAAAATCCTCTTCTTGGGCAAGATTATCAACCCAACCATCTGA
- the LOC116062599 gene encoding alpha-1-antitrypsin-like protein CM55-MS isoform X5, producing MLLCLRFNQEKFTMMMMRAAVGLWVLSAVICVGSANSVSLVNEANKEFSFQLYRKLAADADSQGKNIFFSPASVSAALAALSVGAQGETHRQLFSGLGFNSSLLTQTDVDQVFQTLLQSANNTSQEDASEGTAVFVDNRFKPKPEFLQTLKQSYLADGFNVDFTKATESADTINKYVAEKTNGKIDKLVESLDQSTVMYLISYIYYKGKWATPFDPKLTKQDDFNVDENTKVPVTMMNMEERFHTYHDHVLNTTVLQLPFNSSYSMLLMLPDVMATLENRICPNHVTKWLKWMKSRTTDVYIPKFSIKTSYNLNDVLTEMGMTDMFGDRANLRGISEEQRLAVSDVVHKATLDVDETGATAAAATGIGITLMSFRHVPVLKFNRPFMVLIIERHTEKILFLGKIINPTI from the exons GGCAGCGCCAACAGCGTCTCCCTGGTGAACGAAGCAAACAAAGAGTTTTCCTTCCAACTCTACAGGAAGTTAGCAGCTGATGCTGACTCACAGGGAAAGAATATCTTTTTCTCCCCGGCTAGTGTGTCGGCCGCCTTGGCTGCGTTGTCCGTGGGAGCGCAGGGGGAGACTCACCGTCAGCTTTTCAGTGGTCTGGGTTTCAACAGCTCCCTCCTGACACAGACAGATGTGGACCAGGTCTTCCAGACGTTGCTCCAGAGCGCCAACAACACATCTCAGGAGGACGCCAGCGAAGGGACCGCCGTGTTCGTGGACAACCGCTTCAAGCCGAAGCCGGAGTTCCTGCAGACCCTGAAGCAGTCGTACCTCGCAGATGGGTTCAATGTGGACTTCACCAAAGCCACAGAAAGTGCTGATACCATCAATAAGTACGTGGCGGAGAAGACCAACGGGAAGATTGACAAGCTGGTGGAAAGCCTGGATCAAAGCACAGTCATGTATCTCATCAGCTACATCTACTACAAAG GAAAGTGGGCGACTCCGTTTGACCCTAAACTCACCAAGCAGGACGACTTCAACGTGGACGAGAACACCAAG GTTCCAGTCACCATGATGAATATGGAGGAACGTTTCCACACCTATCACGACCACGTGCTGAACACGACGGTCCTTCAGCTCCCCTTCAACAGCTCCTACTCCATGCTGCTGATGTTGCCTGACGTCATGGCAACGCTGGAGAACCGCATCTGCCCGAACCACGTCACCAAATGGTTGAAGTGGATGAAGTCCAG GACAACTGATGTATATATCCCAAAGTTCTCCATCAAGACTTCCTACAACCTCAATGATGTGCTGACAGAAATGGGAATGACAGACATGTTTGGTGATCGTGCAAATTTGAGAGGCATTTCAGAGGAGCAAAGACTGGCAGTCTCAGAT GTTGTGCACAAAGCTACGCTGGACGTGGACGAGACCGGAGCCACCGCTGCGGCCGCCACAGGCATCGGCATCACACTGATGTCTTTCCGCCATGTCCCTGTGTTGAAGTTCAATCGTCCATTCATGGTCCTCATCATTGAACGCCACACGGAGAAAATCCTCTTCTTGGGCAAGATTATCAACCCAACCATCTGA